One part of the Desulfonema ishimotonii genome encodes these proteins:
- a CDS encoding MBOAT family O-acyltransferase, giving the protein MLFNSLAFMIFCPLFLIFYFCTGGYRRLWVCLAGSYLFYGWWDWRFLFLILISTAVNYLGGRRLEDETDPRRRRSVVIWNAVFNLSVLGFFKYFNFFTDSFNQMLGGLGLCGDIPTLNIILPVGISFYTFQAMSYVIDVFRGKMAVERCFLRFACYIAFFPQLVAGPIVRAQTFLPQLRTDHRFDWGRFTDGMEMVLAGFFIKVVIADSLALVTDRCLRIPEKEAAITLLVGVIFFAFQIYCDFDGYSRIAIGIGHIMGFDFGVNFNKPYFSASFSELWQRWHISLSSWLRDYLYIPLGGNRGSPLSSCRNLMLTMVLGGLWHGASWTFVIWGGLHGFYLILQRGCASLFRPVINRFHLREGALRPFMILIVFSLTCFAWIFFRAPSLTSALTIINGIGNPDTFNPILLPNKFLVLKGGLLITLLLCAEMSDFRFSMAGMVSKIPVLRWGKVLVMLWAIALLGTFRGNAFIYFQF; this is encoded by the coding sequence ATGCTTTTTAACAGTCTGGCGTTTATGATCTTTTGCCCCCTGTTTTTGATTTTCTATTTCTGTACAGGCGGATATCGGCGGCTGTGGGTCTGTCTGGCGGGCAGTTATCTGTTCTATGGCTGGTGGGACTGGCGTTTTCTGTTCCTTATTCTCATCTCCACTGCCGTCAACTACCTGGGCGGACGCCGTCTGGAGGATGAAACAGATCCCCGCAGACGGCGATCTGTTGTGATATGGAATGCGGTGTTCAACCTTTCGGTTCTCGGCTTCTTTAAGTATTTCAATTTTTTTACGGATTCATTTAACCAGATGCTGGGGGGGCTGGGGCTCTGTGGGGATATCCCCACGCTGAACATCATCCTGCCGGTGGGCATCTCGTTTTACACATTTCAGGCCATGAGCTATGTCATTGACGTATTTCGCGGAAAAATGGCGGTGGAACGGTGTTTTCTGAGGTTTGCCTGCTATATTGCCTTTTTCCCACAGCTTGTGGCCGGTCCGATTGTCCGGGCCCAGACCTTTCTGCCGCAGCTTCGGACCGATCACCGGTTTGACTGGGGGCGCTTTACTGACGGGATGGAGATGGTGCTGGCCGGCTTTTTCATAAAGGTCGTCATTGCGGATTCGCTGGCGCTGGTGACAGACAGGTGCCTGAGAATTCCTGAGAAAGAGGCGGCGATCACCCTTCTGGTCGGTGTGATTTTCTTCGCCTTTCAGATTTATTGCGATTTTGACGGATATTCACGGATCGCCATCGGCATCGGCCATATCATGGGGTTTGATTTTGGCGTTAATTTCAACAAACCCTATTTCTCGGCAAGTTTCAGCGAATTGTGGCAGAGATGGCACATCTCACTGTCAAGCTGGCTCAGGGATTATCTTTACATCCCTCTCGGCGGGAACAGGGGCAGTCCCCTCAGCTCCTGCCGCAATCTGATGCTCACTATGGTGCTGGGGGGGCTGTGGCACGGGGCCAGCTGGACCTTTGTCATATGGGGCGGCCTTCACGGATTCTACCTGATCCTTCAGCGGGGTTGCGCATCTCTGTTCCGGCCGGTCATAAACCGGTTTCACCTGAGAGAGGGCGCACTGCGACCCTTTATGATACTCATTGTGTTCAGCCTGACCTGTTTTGCCTGGATTTTTTTCCGGGCCCCGTCTCTGACATCGGCCCTGACAATTATTAACGGCATCGGGAACCCGGATACCTTCAATCCGATTCTCCTTCCGAACAAATTTCTGGTTCTCAAGGGCGGTTTGCTGATCACATTGCTCCTGTGTGCGGAAATGTCGGACTTCCGGTTTTCGATGGCCGGTATGGTTTCAAAAATTCCGGTTTTGCGCTGGGGAAAGGTGCTGGTAATGCTGTGGGCCATTGCCCTGCTGGGAACCTTCAGGGGGAATGCATTTATCTATTTCCAGTTTTAG
- a CDS encoding polysaccharide deacetylase family protein: MLKERQFFTGLLCDLLIVSKAYRLFRRIYGGMGSILMFHRVVPETGRQRLFDNRSSEVTPRFLESAVRHYLKAGYAVVSLDDVYEMMAGKQPVRRFVCFTFDDGYRDNFTWAWPIFRKYDLPFAIYVPLCFPDRSCGAWWYFLEEILLTSDHVAFELDGRHFAFGCSQYREKEEAFGKIRGLITDCGPERCSERLGQIFAPYQADWHRRIGETAMSWDQLRQLGRDSRVTIGAHTVNHPALNRLSPGAVRKEVVRSKERLESRIGRPVEHFAYPFGTRAEVGEREFEIVRSCGFKTATTTRSGNIFMAHRHHRECLPRIAFSEKRQGRGYLELLTSGAIPALKNRFQRVITL, from the coding sequence ATGTTGAAAGAGCGGCAGTTTTTCACCGGTTTGCTGTGTGACCTTCTGATTGTCTCAAAGGCATACCGGCTGTTCAGACGTATCTACGGCGGCATGGGAAGCATTCTCATGTTTCACCGGGTTGTCCCGGAGACCGGCAGGCAGCGGCTTTTCGACAACAGGAGTTCGGAAGTGACCCCCCGTTTTCTGGAATCCGCTGTCCGTCATTACCTGAAAGCGGGGTATGCGGTCGTCTCCCTGGACGATGTTTATGAAATGATGGCCGGGAAGCAGCCGGTCCGGCGGTTTGTCTGCTTTACCTTTGACGACGGATACCGGGACAATTTCACCTGGGCCTGGCCCATTTTCAGGAAATACGACCTGCCCTTTGCCATTTATGTCCCCCTCTGTTTTCCCGACAGAAGCTGCGGGGCCTGGTGGTATTTTCTTGAAGAGATTCTGCTCACCTCTGATCATGTGGCCTTTGAACTGGACGGGCGGCATTTTGCCTTCGGGTGTTCGCAATATCGGGAGAAAGAGGAGGCCTTCGGGAAGATCCGGGGGCTGATCACAGACTGTGGGCCGGAACGCTGTTCGGAGCGGCTTGGCCAGATTTTCGCCCCGTATCAGGCCGACTGGCACCGGAGAATCGGCGAAACAGCCATGAGCTGGGACCAGCTCAGGCAGTTGGGCAGAGACAGCCGGGTAACCATCGGCGCACATACGGTGAACCACCCCGCACTGAACAGACTGTCGCCCGGGGCGGTCCGAAAAGAGGTGGTGCGGTCAAAAGAGCGTCTGGAATCCCGGATCGGCAGGCCGGTGGAACACTTTGCCTATCCCTTCGGCACCAGAGCCGAGGTGGGCGAAAGGGAGTTTGAAATCGTCAGATCCTGCGGCTTTAAAACCGCCACGACGACGAGATCCGGAAACATATTCATGGCCCACAGACATCACCGGGAATGCCTGCCAAGGATTGCCTTTTCCGAAAAACGACAGGGCAGGGGCTATCTGGAACTGCTGACGAGCGGCGCAATTCCGGCCCTGAAAAACAGGTTTCAGAGGGTGATCACCCTGTAA
- a CDS encoding glycosyltransferase family 4 protein: MVLGLRGFPGVQGGIETHSEHLYPLLAKQGCRVEVLARSPYLSDKKRRIWRDVILRPLWSPRFSIKGLEALIHSFIGVFYAIRKRPDVLHIHGVGPALVAPLGRLFGLNVVVTHHGPDYDREKWGWFARRVLRTGERLGMRFSHQRIVISEVIRQTVRDKYRRHSALIPNGVEIPVLADTASFPQTLGVVPGRYILQVSRMVPEKRQTDLIRAFAKADLPGWKLVLVGALTPEDDYIRSVISLAEATEGVVLADFQKGLPLRELYTHAGAFVLPSSHEGLPIVILEALSYGLPVIASDIPANLAVGLSDDHYYPLGDIAALGQKLHHSATVRISENNRSELRNWVRRYYNWERIACQTLGVYRQALRGNG; encoded by the coding sequence ATGGTGCTTGGATTACGCGGATTTCCGGGCGTTCAGGGCGGAATCGAAACCCATTCTGAACATTTGTATCCGTTACTGGCGAAACAGGGATGCCGGGTGGAGGTGCTGGCCCGTTCACCGTATCTGTCCGACAAAAAACGGCGTATATGGCGGGATGTTATCCTGCGGCCGCTGTGGTCGCCCCGGTTCAGCATAAAAGGCCTGGAGGCCCTCATTCATTCCTTTATCGGCGTTTTTTATGCGATTCGGAAGCGGCCGGATGTGCTGCATATCCACGGGGTCGGACCGGCCCTTGTCGCGCCGCTGGGACGTCTGTTCGGTCTGAATGTGGTCGTCACCCATCATGGTCCGGATTATGACCGCGAAAAATGGGGGTGGTTTGCCCGCCGGGTTCTGCGGACGGGTGAGCGTCTGGGAATGCGGTTTTCACATCAGCGTATCGTGATCTCCGAAGTTATCCGACAGACGGTTCGTGACAAATACCGGCGTCACTCGGCCCTGATCCCCAACGGTGTGGAGATTCCGGTCCTGGCGGATACGGCCTCCTTCCCTCAGACGCTGGGTGTGGTGCCGGGCCGCTACATCCTGCAGGTCAGCCGCATGGTGCCGGAAAAGCGCCAGACCGATCTGATCCGGGCCTTTGCAAAGGCGGATCTGCCGGGCTGGAAGCTTGTGCTGGTCGGCGCACTGACACCGGAAGACGATTATATCCGATCGGTTATATCACTGGCTGAGGCCACTGAGGGCGTTGTGCTTGCGGATTTTCAGAAAGGTCTGCCCCTCCGGGAGCTTTACACCCACGCCGGTGCTTTTGTGTTACCATCTTCCCACGAAGGTCTCCCCATTGTGATACTGGAGGCGCTCAGCTACGGCCTGCCCGTCATTGCAAGCGACATTCCGGCCAATCTTGCGGTCGGGCTCTCGGACGATCACTATTATCCACTGGGGGATATTGCGGCCCTCGGACAAAAGTTGCACCATTCTGCAACTGTCCGGATAAGTGAAAATAATCGTTCAGAGTTGCGAAACTGGGTCCGGCGCTACTACAACTGGGAACGGATTGCCTGTCAGACGCTGGGGGTTTACCGGCAGGCGCTGAGGGGAAACGGGTAA
- a CDS encoding glycosyltransferase family 4 protein, whose amino-acid sequence MAVQSRKKLCLIIPSHWSGTMGGTEYQVRCLLERLVREGRFDIYYLTRRYDAGFRPDGYRIIRIAGTDGIRRYGRCFDGPRLMRLLYQIRPDVIYQRNGGAYTGFAAAYARRYGCRMIWHIAHEDEVLPFQERFSMRSAIRCIDRRIFEYGIQNACHIIAQTRQQGHLLETYHGRRPDAVIPNFHPLPSEQICKEDAPVTIAWVANFKSWKQPEVFIRLAGDLEQRGEKVRCVMVGAPADWAPEWQRSLEEKIRRVRNLTCLGRQSVERVNAILAAAHIFVNTSLAEGFANTFIQAWMRSVPVVSLHCNPDGILEREGVGFFSGSYGKMLADVVRLIRNPGLRTQMGVNAQGYAAERHSERNIVRLTNLFAA is encoded by the coding sequence ATGGCCGTTCAATCCCGAAAAAAACTCTGTCTGATTATTCCGTCCCACTGGTCCGGGACGATGGGGGGAACGGAGTATCAGGTTCGGTGTCTGCTTGAGAGACTCGTCCGGGAAGGCCGTTTTGACATATACTATCTGACGCGGCGGTATGATGCCGGTTTCCGCCCGGACGGCTACAGAATTATCAGGATTGCCGGGACAGACGGTATCCGGCGTTACGGACGATGTTTTGACGGTCCCCGGCTGATGCGGTTGCTTTATCAGATCCGGCCGGATGTGATTTACCAGCGGAACGGCGGGGCCTATACCGGCTTTGCCGCCGCCTATGCCCGGAGATACGGGTGCCGGATGATCTGGCATATTGCCCATGAGGATGAGGTGTTGCCGTTTCAGGAGCGTTTTTCCATGAGAAGCGCAATTCGTTGCATTGACCGGCGGATTTTTGAATACGGCATACAGAACGCCTGTCATATTATTGCCCAGACCCGGCAGCAGGGCCATCTCCTTGAAACATATCACGGCAGACGGCCTGATGCGGTCATTCCCAATTTTCACCCCCTGCCTTCGGAACAGATATGCAAAGAAGATGCGCCGGTTACCATCGCATGGGTGGCGAATTTCAAATCCTGGAAACAGCCGGAGGTCTTTATCCGGCTGGCGGGGGATCTTGAACAGAGGGGGGAAAAGGTTCGGTGTGTTATGGTCGGCGCGCCTGCGGACTGGGCCCCGGAATGGCAGCGTTCGCTTGAGGAGAAAATCCGGCGGGTCCGTAACCTGACCTGTCTGGGCAGGCAGTCGGTGGAGAGGGTCAACGCCATTCTGGCTGCCGCGCATATCTTTGTCAATACCAGTCTCGCAGAGGGATTTGCCAACACATTCATTCAGGCTTGGATGCGGAGCGTGCCGGTGGTCAGCCTGCACTGCAATCCCGATGGGATTCTGGAACGGGAGGGCGTGGGGTTTTTTTCGGGATCATACGGAAAGATGCTGGCGGATGTGGTGCGGCTGATCAGAAATCCGGGACTGAGAACACAGATGGGGGTCAACGCACAGGGGTATGCTGCGGAACGCCACTCTGAAAGGAATATTGTCCGCCTGACGAATCTGTTTGCGGCATGA
- a CDS encoding glycosyltransferase family 4 protein: MNSLADPLCKNKLRFLFVSSDKFPPFRVDVAVLFGRKLAERGHRIDWILQSDDPLDRGIRVRWSGGDVRVGPTDNRPTPVCKVLRRIYDIINDLNMFVMMKRRRYDFILIRDKFISALTGLLAAKLFNVPCVYWLSYPFPEDLLYQAEEGLARHPGQFRLRGHILKFLLYHIILPQADHIFVQTEHMQNDIARHGISMEKMTPVPMGVPIREIPFFGYPAAPRDREKIVLYLGTLIRGRKLEFLIRVFEKVLKEEKNARLYLVGGGDDDSDEKRLRDAACRLGIGTSVVVTGFLPQQDAWNFVRHADVCVSPIYPAPVLSCSSPTKLIEYMAMGKAVVANDIPEQRRAIEESGGGICVAWDEKAFAGAILRLIRHPETAREMGSRGRAYVAEKKNYDRIADAVEDRLLTVCNDRGDKKTWPFNPEKNSV; encoded by the coding sequence ATGAATTCACTGGCTGACCCTCTGTGTAAAAACAAATTGCGGTTTCTGTTCGTGTCGTCAGATAAATTTCCGCCGTTTCGTGTGGATGTCGCCGTCCTGTTTGGCAGGAAGCTGGCGGAACGGGGCCACCGCATTGATTGGATACTCCAGTCTGATGACCCCCTTGACCGGGGAATCCGGGTCAGATGGTCCGGCGGGGACGTCCGGGTCGGCCCCACGGATAACCGGCCCACGCCTGTGTGCAAAGTCCTTCGGCGTATATATGATATTATTAATGATTTAAATATGTTCGTTATGATGAAACGTCGCCGGTATGATTTTATCCTGATCAGGGATAAATTTATTTCAGCCCTGACAGGGCTGCTGGCTGCAAAGCTGTTTAATGTCCCCTGTGTTTACTGGCTCTCATATCCCTTTCCCGAAGATTTGCTGTACCAGGCCGAGGAAGGTCTCGCCCGGCACCCCGGTCAGTTCCGGCTCAGGGGACACATCCTGAAATTCCTGCTGTATCATATTATTTTGCCGCAGGCAGACCATATCTTTGTGCAGACCGAACATATGCAGAATGACATTGCACGGCACGGCATCAGCATGGAAAAGATGACGCCGGTGCCAATGGGGGTGCCCATCAGGGAGATTCCTTTTTTCGGATACCCTGCCGCCCCGCGTGACAGAGAGAAGATCGTCCTTTATCTGGGGACACTGATACGGGGGCGTAAGCTGGAATTCCTCATCCGTGTCTTTGAAAAGGTGTTGAAAGAGGAGAAAAATGCGCGGCTGTATCTGGTCGGAGGCGGGGACGATGATTCCGATGAAAAGCGGCTCAGGGATGCGGCATGTCGGCTCGGAATCGGAACCTCGGTCGTTGTGACCGGTTTCCTCCCTCAGCAAGATGCCTGGAATTTCGTCCGACATGCGGATGTGTGTGTATCCCCCATCTATCCTGCGCCGGTGCTGAGTTGCAGTTCCCCCACAAAACTGATTGAATATATGGCCATGGGCAAGGCCGTTGTGGCCAATGACATTCCCGAACAGCGCCGGGCCATTGAGGAGAGCGGCGGGGGCATCTGCGTGGCCTGGGATGAAAAGGCTTTTGCCGGGGCCATTCTCCGCCTGATCAGACACCCTGAAACCGCCAGGGAGATGGGGAGCCGGGGGCGGGCCTATGTGGCAGAGAAAAAAAATTATGACCGCATTGCCGATGCCGTGGAGGACCGGCTGCTGACCGTTTGCAACGACAGAGGAGACAAAAAGACATGGCCGTTCAATCCCGAAAAAAACTCTGTCTGA